The window AGTATACATCCATTGGATGAGTTGATTTTCATGCTTAGTTTTTTAATCTTGGTTGAGGGCACTTTTTCTTAGTAAGCAAACAACAATTTAGTGGTTTCTAATTGTTATtgcaatatatatttttgaatgtGAACTAGGCTGCGAAGGCGGCTTTGATAAACTTCTATGAGACGTTGAGATTCGAAGCGAAAGAGGTTGGAATTACCATTGCAACACATGGTTGGATAGGGAGTGACATGACTAGAGGCAAATTCATGTTGGAGGATGGTGCTGAGATGCAGTggaaggaagaaagggaagtaagtctttttctttgatctatataaatatttttgaaagtattCATTGGCCTCCTCCTCACATACTACTACTACAACAATGTGATTAATTGCCATGAAAGCTTTGCATGCTTATCACTACTGCCTTTTTCGTGTTAGGTACAGGTGACCGGTGGACCGGTGGAGGAGTTTGCAAGGTTGATGGTGGCGGGGGCCTGTCGTGGAGATGCATACGTGAAGTACCCGAGCTGGTATGATATCTTCCTCCTTTACAGGGTGTTTGCACCTAATGTTCTTGGGTGGACATTCAGGCTGCTGCTCTCAACGAATGGAGCGAGACGGTCCACCTCCCTCATCGGTACTGGAAGGCCTCTTCTGGAATCAAGTTCTCCTCCAAAGCTCCTCACAGGTGGTCCTTTTACATTTCCCCAACACAATCCTCAACAGCATCAGCAGAAAATGGAGTAGTGAAGATGGGATTTTCTTGGGACATTTAATTTTCTCTATGTTTTGTGGTGTGGTTGATGTGCTTGGTTTGATTCACAGGTCATGTGGGATATTTGTTATGATCTCAAACTGTGATGAATGGGGTGTACAAACATTTGGGTTGGCCTCTCTTGGGAATTGAATAATGTCTAGTGAAGGGTTTGAGGAATGAGGAATAATAACTTGGGCATTCTATTTGGACCAGGCTTTGTCCAAATAGATatacccattttttattttcgatTTTAAATAGTACAAGGCATGTGATCAGGAGGAAAATTGCACCTCTTCATCAACCTTCATGCCTACACCATGCATGCAAAAGCTCTAATTCTAATCTCTTGTTCTACTTCCTTTTCCCTCCTCTCCCAATCTCATTTGGCCATGGCCATTTGCTGCTGCAATTGGAGCAACATGATATAAGGTCATGTGGCACTTCcccttttgattttatttattattttgctaACTTAAAGTGGATAAGAAGATGGGAtgaataaaagagaaagaagaaaaaaaaaaacggggAGAGGGAGAAGGAGAGGAAGAATTTAACTTTAGAGATTAAAATTAGGATTTAGGATGGGTTTAAGGTTTTTGGAGATATGGGTGAGGGTTGAAGAGGAGatggtttcaattttttttatttattttttttttgacatcatttgtaattaataaattaaaagaaaaaataaatggtgGGTGGAGTTTATTTTCTTGGGCAGGACTTGAGGACcaagggtctccaacgggccgGGCCGGAGTAAGGCCCGTGGCTCAGCCCGGGCCGGGCCCTTGATATATCTAAGGCTCGTGGCCCAGCCCGTGGGCCCTCAAGCTGGGCGGGCTTGGCGGGCGGGCggggtaaaaattaaaataatttttaattttgaagggAAGGGGTCGACTTTTGGAACCATAAGGGAGCTAGCCACCAACTCAGCTAGCCCTCTTTTGTGTAACTATTTtgcattaattatatatatattagaaatattgtatgatttttgaaaaaaaataaaagtgagttggTTGTTCAACGGTTACATGACCGTTGAACATGCCactcataattcaatttcaaatatacGACCGTTGAATGgtcttgaaatttaaaaaaaaaaaattaaatcctaatatttaaatccctataaatattaaataccctcaatttttttctattctctcaACTCTTAAGTTCTCTCCCATTCCACAATATTTCCGATTATtgcattttgtctcaaattatttaatattattggtggtgaaaaacaagcattggtggttcaaagagttcaaattgaaggaatttctgcttcggttctccaatttagtaacatacttcactttttcttttatttatttgttacattttaattttacatttattatttttagcataatattttatcaataattataattatggcaagtggttcttgttcttcatccaatgcatgtgatagcaaaaaatttacttcaaatatatggaatttttttttttatagaatagaaataaatttagaaaataaaaaaataaaaaaataaaagcaaaatgtaaaatttgtaacaaacttcttagtggtggctcaaatgcaggtaCAAGTCATTTTAAAaggcatcatgaaaattgtaaaactaaaattaatgtaaatattagaaattatatgcaattaggtaaagatgaaagtggaaatttaaaaacattttcttatgatgaatcttattgtcgtgaagaaatgattggttatataataagagcagaacaacctttcaatttcACTAGTTCGTCATCACCGCCaagagataatgattaaaatattttactaaatgtatgtcatatttttatttttatttttatggttgaaaagtacaaatgattgacaaataagtagGTGACAACCTActtgggatgtatttattttgtagtaatgtaaacttttcccacattttcaaatgtaatgtatacattcaatgaataaaatagttaacaatgaatatttttattaatgtaatattttctatttcttgaatatttttttaatatatatatattttttaaagtggcGGGCCTACGGGCCGGCCCACCTGGCCGGGCCTAAATTGGGGCCCGTGGCCCGGCCCATCCAGAAATGGGCTCGGGCGGGGCTTTAGCCCGTCGGGCCGCAggccgcgggctttttggaAACCCTTATTGAGGACAGATAGATTTTGTACctatataattgaaataaatttaatatggaTATGATACAAATCATTATCTAACGgtttcaaccacaaaaataaatgataattaaattaatcaacTAAACTTAGTAATGTGACCAAACCGACATGTCATTTTCAATTACTATATTTTATCTACCGACAATATCATGTGCATTCATTAATTTCACATCCTCAACTTTCATTCAAAACTTTCACACTTAATCTTCTAAATGcattaattttgtatataagATTGGTTGAAGATTAATTAATGTTGATGGGTATTGAATGTTCACATGGCATCAATGCATGTCTTGATCGACTCCCCTAACTTTTGAAGTTTTCAAAGAGTCTAGCTAATACCCACTTTGGAAaattttctcagcagccaaacagaTACTTTCCCGTGATAATTGACTGGTTTTTAATTTTACGATTTTGGTTACTCATTGAAATATTACCtaattatccatttatttatcaattttgttcAATTCCATTCTTATATTTAAAGTCAACTGGTAGTGAATGTTTGGTAAACCAAGTTAGTaacttaaagtaatttaataatttaatttaaattattaaataaattaaatatattcaataaaataatttaacgtTTAAAATTAGAagcaattttaaattatattaataaatatataaatttgatagtttaaaataaattttaaattaattttactaaataattttaatatttaaaataagaattaagtaatatgttttaagttaataatttaattatattttaatttaatgttaatttaaattattaaataataaatattaagttttatccaacatccttaataaattttattttttatttttaaaaattaaatatgacttaaaaaaattcatccatacgctagaaataaaattatgttcaaaTGATTGGAATATTCAATTTGAGATCAAGTGGGAGCCCTACtgtcaaaattgaaaatttaatttgaatattgagaaaaaataaaaaggaaaaagtcaATAATAATTGTGGATTCGAAATGAGAAGAAGTCGTCAAAAAGTGATTCAAAATACAGCTAAAGATGAATCATGAATGGATTTGTGTgatacataaaaaattataagttggTCAAGGGGACCAGTCAGTAACTTTGACTTTGACGCGGCGAGGACGGTGATGTAACTCTCCACCAGCAGCAGGGCTGCAATAGTAATTCACGTGCTCTCCTTACCACTCAGAAATTACGAAAATACCCTTGAACCGTCGACGTGGCATTATACGATTCGCTGGACGGGGGAGAAAATTTGAACGAAACAGTAGCCGTTTGCTTCCACCAAGAGACACCATGAGCGCACACGGTGTGAAGACTGAAGACATAACATACCATTGTCCACCCGCAGCAGGCTACAATAGTAATTCACGTGGTCTCCTTACCACAATGAAATAACGAAAATACCCTTGAACAATCCACATGGCATTATACGATTCGCTGGACGGGAGGAGAAAATTTGAACGAAATACTAGCCGTTTGCTTCCATCAAAAGACAACAAGAACACACAGGGTGTGAAAACATCATCCCGTTTTCATTTCCATGACTTTTGTATTACAAACTAATatgctaattttttaaaaaaaattacaaaacataCCACTCTCTATCCAAATAAAACCGATCGGATAAAATTTGCTCGGGATATTATATGTACATTCGTATTATTGGTAGGATTTTAGAGGTAATCATCAATGGAGATGCTCAATGCCTCTTCTCCTCTGAACTCACTCCCCTGCCGTGAAGCTCCATAATTATCATCCGCATTCCCCCAAACCTCCATCTGATCCCCACCCTGAGCTCTCCTGCCGCCTCCGGAGCCATCCTCCGACGACTTTTGGATCGCAAACTGAGCATCAATCGCCAGCCCAGCGTCGGACGCAGCCTTCTGCACCGACCTGGGGGACAGATCAGTCCTCACCTTGGAACTTATCACGTGAGGAAAGTTAAGCCCGTCCAAGGACGTGCCCCCACGCAGGCAATACGATGCGATGTCGTGGGCCACCGCGGCCGCCTCGGCGGTGGCGTAGGAGCCGAGCCAGAGGCGGTCCTGCGTGCCCGGGACCCTGATCTCCGACACCCACTTCCCCCATTTTCGCTGGCGAACGCCCCGGAACTTCTTGTTGACGGGTGAGCTTGAGCTTCCGAACTCCTCTGAGCTACTCATTCTGGAAGAAAAATTATCAAGGTGATGGTGCGAAAGGTGGGAGGAAGGTGGGTATTTATAAAGGTTGAAGATGGGAAAAGTCAAAAGGGTTGAAGTGGGGTTTGGGGTTTTATGGTGAATATAATAATGTAGAAAGGGTTGACTGTTGAAAGAGATATTATGATTTGTGAGTGACGAAGAAAGTCAAGATTTTCAAAGGTCAAAGTAAGGGAGGGTGGTGGGTTTCTAGTAAAATCTTAAAGAAGAGTAGACGGTGGATATGAGAGATATGGACAAGTTGTGGAAATGTTCACGTTTTGGAAATCTTGGGTTCAATACGTGTTGAAAGGGCGTGGAATTTCCCACGTGCATTgtggttaaaaaaatatatatttaattttgcacTTGTGTTTTTATgccaaatttcattaatttttgctaattgcttcttatattaattagatcatatagtaaattatatatgttacataaaatattatattatttaaatatattaaggCTATGtatggtttaaaaaaatttgagagaaaatatgaagaaaagaaaatataaaaaaatagatta is drawn from Vitis riparia cultivar Riparia Gloire de Montpellier isolate 1030 chromosome 18, EGFV_Vit.rip_1.0, whole genome shotgun sequence and contains these coding sequences:
- the LOC117907928 gene encoding ethylene-responsive transcription factor ERF020-like yields the protein MSSSEEFGSSSSPVNKKFRGVRQRKWGKWVSEIRVPGTQDRLWLGSYATAEAAAVAHDIASYCLRGGTSLDGLNFPHVISSKVRTDLSPRSVQKAASDAGLAIDAQFAIQKSSEDGSGGGRRAQGGDQMEVWGNADDNYGASRQGSEFRGEEALSISIDDYL